DNA sequence from the Planctomicrobium piriforme genome:
CAGCTTTGCAGTCATGAATAATCGGCACGGCCGGGAATTGGTGAAGTCGCCATTTCTGGGAACCCCAAAGGAAATCCACGAGTCAGACATGGAACTATCGAGACTCGTCAATCACGGTGATCGTGCCGCTCTCATATTCCAATTGAAGAGAGCCATTGCGGCCGCTCAATGACACCTTTTCCGTCCGGTAATCCATCTCGACGACCGGAATTCGAACTCCCTCGATCGGACCGATTCCGATTCCATACCCCCCAGTCGGATATGCGAGTTTCGGGTCGCGTGCCACTCGGTCCCATGAACATGTGGAAAACACTCCGCGGCCGCTATGGCTGATCACAAGCAGGTATTCCGCCGTGGGATCAAACCCCATCGCCACGACGCCGCCAACATGCAGATATCGTATCTCAGCCATTCCGAGCGATACCTCCCGGCTCGATCCCGAATGCCTGCCGACGCGTCGGATCCAAAACAAAAATCCCGCCAGCAGTCGCGATTGCAACCACTGGCGGGATTTACTGTTACATAAAAGTCGGGACGGCGAGATTCGAACTCACGACCTCTTGACCCCCAGGCGACAACCTGTTTCTTCCAAATAGCGGAAAACGCTGACTCTCAGAAACTTACGCACTTCCAGATCCAGCAGAATTAACAGAAATCGAATACTTTGCAACCAATCTCTGCAATTTCTCTGCACACTTCCACTGCTGACTTCGCGAACGACTACACAACTTGGACACCTATTTCTTTGTGATTCTCATTCGCCATTGCACTACCCCTAGCATCGGGAAGACCCAAAGGCCCTGCTATTTCACCATCGAGAAGGCCACTAGAAGCTGAAGTACGGCTTTGATTAAGAATTCGCAGCAATTCCGACCTCAGCCATACCTCACGAAGTGGTAATCTCTCACGCAGCAACAACAACAGCCGTTGATGACCAGCGTTCAACAACGAGACATCACGCAATGCTCGCAACACCAGAGCAACTGCCGTAGCCTCCGAAAGCAACAAACGACTGATCTCCTTCATCTCGCCTACAAAACCATCAGCATCGTCACACCCCAGTATTTGCTGAGCTCGCAACACAATCGTCGCCGAAAGGCACGCCACGTTTTTTTGTCCAATAATGTCCAAGAGCACGTCAGGAACTCTAGAAGGTCTCTGAGCTGCGGGAATGCAAGACAGATACACGAGTAGTCCCTGACGAAACGGCGTCCTTACATATGCATCGTAGAGCGATCGTGCAACCGCATCAGTCACTTGAAGTCGCGTTCTCAACAACAATGGAAGATTGCACTCCCTTCCAATAGTATCTAGTACGTCCACCCAAGGATCTTCATCACCATTGATCACTTCGACGACCGACAAGAAGTCCAGCTCCATCGCCTCCTTCGAGAGTGGTCTGGCCGCCATCCTGCGAACGGACTCAACGAGCACATCCCCAGTAAATTCACCACGGTCACGATCGAGATTGAACCAGTATATATTTGTGAGGACCACATTCGCCGCCGCCACCTCCTTATCTATCATCTCTTCAATAATTCCACAGCATGCCTTGACATCACGAGAGGTGGAACGCGAATAACCGTACACCCCACTCCAAGGAAACCCGACACGATGATACGACAAGCTGTCATCCTTACTCCACGCAGTAGGCTGCAGTATGTCAGACGATCCCACACCAACTGACAGCCATCGCTCCTCCGCCGCCCGCCATTCCGCGTAGTCCCCAACCGCACCGGACCGGACCAAACCCGCGACTTCACTCGCGGTCATCCCTTCAATAATCTTTTCAAAACACAGCTGTACAACCCACGGCACGATAGACATCATTTCCCCGAGCAGTGCAGCCTCAACCCCCGCCACCCCCTCAACCACTTTCGCTAGCATTTCAGCACCGGGAGCACGACGTACCTTGATTACCGCGTCGACAACTCGCCACCCCGGATGACACGCCGAGAAATCCGACGGCCATCTCGACATAAAATCGTTTATCTCCTCCGAAAACAACGGATTAATTGCCAACTCCACGCCAATACTCTTACCTTCAGAGTCTATCAACTCCACCTTCATTCTACGCTCACGTATAGCCACCACCGTAGAGAGAGCTTCGAAAGTCGACCCAATAGACTCCGCTCGCTCGTGAGCATTAATGAAAACGGGAAGATTCGCCACCACTTTTGGGGACACATGCAGCACCAGCGCATCCAGCTTGGCACTCACCCAATCCGCACCTGCATTTCCGCGACCAGCGTAAGCTAGCATCCTATAGCAGTCCTCTGGATCTTCCGGCAAAAACTCTTCTGCAATACCCTGCGCCCAGTCAACGCCGTCAACTATCAGGCCAACGAGAAGATACCATGCACCGATCGTTTCCGGGTAATGCCTACTAGTTAGAACCAGCCGCACACTTTCAACGTATTCCTTCCGTATATCATCGGAATAAAGCCTCACCAGTCGCCTTGCCCAAAGCGGTCTACGCGAGACAGTCCCGTACAGCTCATACACATCTGGCATCTCGGCAAGACATTGAAGTGCCAACATGGCGTACTTCCTATGCCACCGAGGTGCGGTAGTAACCGCACCATCTTCGAGTAAGTCCATCGCAACTTGCGACCCAAGGGTAACCGCTGCTGCAACAGGATCTTCATTCTCGTCGTTCAACTTCTCGCAACACTCATACACCAGCGGCTGCAGATAAGAGTACTGAGCAGTAGCGTAATACTTACCGGCCACAAAGAGAAAGACGTTCCTCCAGTAAGCAGCACCTGCAATGCGACTAATGCGGCCTTGCACAAATAGGTCTGAACACGCAGTCAACATTTCGCAAGCCATAAATTCTTGCAACGACCTTACATCGAACGACAATTTTCCCTTAATTTTGCTGGTAATGAATATCAGTCGAGTGGTAGCCGCTTCTACCACCCTACTACATAGGGTGTGTTTCTCATCCCCGGCCCACCCGTCACCTTCCAACAAATCGTCGACCAGATCGTCGAAGTCAGCCAAATCCATTTCGGCGTCAGTGCGCCCTGCCTTTTCCCCTCGTGCCTGCAATATATACCCCACAGTATAATGCATTCTATCCACGAGTGCAGACTGACCACCGAGCACATCGACGAAAGTATCCTTGCATTTTTGCTGCTCTCGCTTGTAGATTGTGTGGTAGTAATCATCGAACAAGCGCCACCTATCCTTCGGCGGGCTTCCCCCGGACGCAATTAATGTCACCACGAAGGTTACCTGAAGCGGTGATTCCAAAAGCTTCGCGGTTAGCGGATGCTTAGCGGCGACAGTAAGCATATTCAGCATGTCTTTATTACGGTTCGACTCTTTCCCGAACCTTGCAATCGTCAGCAATTCAGCGTACTGCATTGCCTTTGCAATTCCGAGGGGCATCAGATAAAGAAATCGATGCCAGTTCTCAGTGAATTCATTGTTGTAGCCCTCGGGACGCGTGGTAGCCATAACCAGCAGATTTGCGTTGCGACTTGTTGCCTCGCTGAAAAACACACGGACAGCCTCACACACCTCAGAACGATTACTTGATGATGGCACTTCATCAAGTCCGTCGAGAAGTAGAAGCAACGGCATCTTATAGACCCATTCCGTGAAGTCATTACTTGAAAGTCGGCCTGGGTCGCAGAATAGCTGCAAGAGATACGACTCCAATGTCGCCTCACCGGGGGCGTGCGTTGCCAGGTATCTGGCGAAGTGACTTAGTGACACACGAAACGGAACACGCAATGATGCCGGTGATGGTATACCATGGAGACAGCAATGCTC
Encoded proteins:
- a CDS encoding NACHT domain-containing protein produces the protein MDYFRFTPKAFEQLTQSIAIHILGPGVNIFGSGPDGGREATFDGEVPYPFESERWRGYGIIQAKCKEKTEGTQKDQDWALTLLAGELKAFAEGYAKLQGKPTSAKPRKNSRSAPKRSRAPEYYIFCTNVVLTPADSSGGKDLADALIKSYYSTVPLKGHAIWDQTQLQVFLDSYAELRKRFAQFLTPDDLLAEVIASFTRQMPDMNHIATSYMYNALMNDQDSQLDQAGSKTDDRTSLAKVFIDLHASEAKDEKTRPETAESKPSGQGVLDILLSAGNLSLDSKSLFQSRERQNEDAYLYSRFVVIGGPGSGKSTLGQFLAQIYRAAWIEQLDATLFEPEVLRCVKEIREHCCLHGIPSPASLRVPFRVSLSHFARYLATHAPGEATLESYLLQLFCDPGRLSSNDFTEWVYKMPLLLLLDGLDEVPSSSNRSEVCEAVRVFFSEATSRNANLLVMATTRPEGYNNEFTENWHRFLYLMPLGIAKAMQYAELLTIARFGKESNRNKDMLNMLTVAAKHPLTAKLLESPLQVTFVVTLIASGGSPPKDRWRLFDDYYHTIYKREQQKCKDTFVDVLGGQSALVDRMHYTVGYILQARGEKAGRTDAEMDLADFDDLVDDLLEGDGWAGDEKHTLCSRVVEAATTRLIFITSKIKGKLSFDVRSLQEFMACEMLTACSDLFVQGRISRIAGAAYWRNVFLFVAGKYYATAQYSYLQPLVYECCEKLNDENEDPVAAAVTLGSQVAMDLLEDGAVTTAPRWHRKYAMLALQCLAEMPDVYELYGTVSRRPLWARRLVRLYSDDIRKEYVESVRLVLTSRHYPETIGAWYLLVGLIVDGVDWAQGIAEEFLPEDPEDCYRMLAYAGRGNAGADWVSAKLDALVLHVSPKVVANLPVFINAHERAESIGSTFEALSTVVAIRERRMKVELIDSEGKSIGVELAINPLFSEEINDFMSRWPSDFSACHPGWRVVDAVIKVRRAPGAEMLAKVVEGVAGVEAALLGEMMSIVPWVVQLCFEKIIEGMTASEVAGLVRSGAVGDYAEWRAAEERWLSVGVGSSDILQPTAWSKDDSLSYHRVGFPWSGVYGYSRSTSRDVKACCGIIEEMIDKEVAAANVVLTNIYWFNLDRDRGEFTGDVLVESVRRMAARPLSKEAMELDFLSVVEVINGDEDPWVDVLDTIGRECNLPLLLRTRLQVTDAVARSLYDAYVRTPFRQGLLVYLSCIPAAQRPSRVPDVLLDIIGQKNVACLSATIVLRAQQILGCDDADGFVGEMKEISRLLLSEATAVALVLRALRDVSLLNAGHQRLLLLLRERLPLREVWLRSELLRILNQSRTSASSGLLDGEIAGPLGLPDARGSAMANENHKEIGVQVV